From a single Sparus aurata chromosome 13, fSpaAur1.1, whole genome shotgun sequence genomic region:
- the LOC115594680 gene encoding von Willebrand factor A domain-containing protein 7-like, which translates to MSPGSVALCLLLMQTGIYGFEIDRIQLILDLFRSKPANQKHEHITERAILNTTLQACRALALADGKDFSFPPQPFTVESVAAACQSKSSKRFHQSIKLIQRMNRLVDARHVFDPEYHFDNEKFAEGRRIITGGLAIVKASNKEMNFEAAREKLGEITHPLQDFYSHSNWVELGNTLPNTNLIRSRTSIGNLAALGKETCRNCDGDDCTNNILEDIKQEKILTSGYFGSSKPDGKCSHGGFFDKTKNIEPKGGINKDKMTAEHGHLHTEAANMAVAATSELLEDIRGAAGDRTFLQMMGISGKALCFVIDTTGSMSDDIAAVRTVTSSIINSKVGTEDEPSVYILVPFNDPDFGPLTRTTDPNKFKNAINSLSATGGGDAPEMSLSGLQLALTGAPPNSEIFLFTDAAAKDRHLRSTVIALIERTKTVVNFMITGGGLFRRRRQIGNDQQQQSRLATSDAQLYRDLAQTSGGQTIEVTKSELPEAVSIITESSSSSLVTLLQAARSPGKADNFTFTVDESVKNLTVYITGRSVTFTLISPSGVSQQSTNTTGSLITASQTVGNFKTLKLKTEVGLWQMKMMSTSPYTLKVVGESSIDFLFDFLEVSEGLFGGFDVIDHRPRAGSNGTLLLTVTGSTSAMVTEVTLVESSGSGNVNGNVTAIGGGDYLVVFNGVPSEQFVVLMKGQNSNSSSRSSGTFQRQSTSSIKASTLTVTVDDTNGVFAPGETLSVPFSVKTSGAGGNFTIQATNDRGFTSAFPSSLVLGTGGSANGTVNLTAPVNTTSGTDVTLTIEAESPGGADTNYLVLRLAVLKTVTDFTEPLCKLPSLQSNCTENCSLSTWKLSVQVTDGANGTGIDRVSLSQGNGTMNTSLAAGNESITLVSYTASCCSPDVELLIVDGVGNVGSCSYSVRQTSINSSQAPSQAPSKAPSQAPSQAPSQAPSKAPSQAPSQAPSQAPSQAPSQAPSQTPTAASVGSFSTKAVQSFLLCIGITILGLNLPFEMGIN; encoded by the exons ATGTCTCCTGGCTCGGTGGCATTGTGTCTCCTGCTCATGCAGACTGGAATTTATGGGTTTGAAATTGATCGTATTCAGTTAATTCTAGATTTGTTTCGCAGTAAACCAGCCAATCAAAAGCATGAACACATCACTGAGAGAGCGATCTTAAATACCACCTTGCAGGCATGTCGTGCTCTGGCCCTGGCTGATGGCAAAGACTTCAGTTTTCCT ccTCAGCCTTTTACAGTTGAGTCCGTTGCTGCTGCCTGTCAATCAAAATCCTCCAAGAGATTTCACCAAAGCATCAAATTAATTCAACGAATGAATCGGCTCGTAGATGCTCGTCATGTCTTTGACCCTGAATACCATTTTGACAATGAAAAGTTTGCAGAGGGAAGGAGAATCATCACAGGAGGATTGGCAATAGTGAAGGCCAGCAACAAGGAAATGAACTTTGAGGCAGCAAGAGAAAAACTTGGAGAAATCACACACCCTTTACAG GATTTCTACAGTCACAGTAACTGGGTGGAGTTGGGAAACACTCTCCCAAATACCAATCTGATCAGATCACGGACCAGCATTGGTAACCTAGCAG CTTTAGGCAAAGAAACCTGTCGCAACTGTGATGGAGATGACTGCACGAACAACATTTTGGAGGATATCAAACAGGAAAAGATTCTTACTTCTGGATATTTTGGTTCTAGTAAACCAGATG GAAAATGCAGCCATGGAGGATTttttgataaaacaaaaaatatcgAGCCTAAAGGTGGGATCAACAAAGACAAGATGACTGCTGAGCATGGACATCTCCATACGGAAGCAGCAAACATGGCGGTAGCTGCAACCAGTGAGCTACTGGAGGACATTCGAGGGGCTGCTGGTGACAGAACTTTCTTACA GATGATGGGAATTTCCGGTAAAGCTCTTTGTTTTGTGATCGACACAACAGGAAGCATGAGTGATGACATTGCAGCAGTGAGGACTGTCACTTCCTCTATAATCAACAGCAAAGTGGGAACAGAAGATGAGCCCTCAGTTTACATTCTTGTACCTTTCAATGATCCAG ATTTTGGGCCGCTGACGAGGACTACAGACCCAAACAAATTCAAGAACGCTATAAATTCACTATCAGCAACTGGTGGAGGAGATGCTCCTGAAATGAGTCTATCAGGGCTGCAG CTGGCTTTAACTGGTGCTCCTCCTAATTCTGAGATCTTCCTCTTCACGGATGCAGCTGCTAAAGACAGACACCTGAGAAGCACAGTGATTGCACTCATAGAGCGCACCAAGACAGTG GTGAACTTCATGATTACAGGTGGAGGGCTATTTCGTCGTAGAAGACAGATTGGTAACgatcaacaacaacagagtcgGTTGGCGACATCAGATGCCCAGCTTTACAGAGACCTGGCTCAGACTTCAGGAGGTCAGACTATTGAAGTCACAAAGAGTGAGCTCCCTGAGGCCGTCAGCATCATTACAGAGTCATCCAGCTCCTCTCTG GTGACCCTCCTGCAGGCAGCTAGGAGTCCAGGAAAGGCTGACAATTTCACCTTCACAGTTGATGAGTCAGTAAAAAACCTCACAGTTTACATCACTGGGAGATCAGTCACCTTTACTCTCATCAGTCCATCAG GTGTCTCTCAGCAAAGCACCAACACAACAGGATCATTGATCACTGCATCCCAGACAGTGGGGAATTTCAAGACtctgaagctaaaaacagaagTGGGACTGTGGCAAATGAAAATGATGTCAACAAGTCCCTACACTTTGAAGGTCGTAG GTGAGAGTTCCATTGATTTCCTGTTTGATTTTCTGGAAGTATCCGAAGGCCTATTTGGAGGTTTTGATGTCATAGACCATCGTCCCAGAGCTG GTTCTAATGGTACTCTGTTATTGACGGTCACCGGGAGTACCTCCGCCATGGTGACAGAAGTGACTCTGGTTGAATCATCAGGGTCAGGAAATGTCAATGGCAATGTGACAGCTATAGGTGGAGGAGACTACTTGGTGGTGTTTAACGGGGTACCATCAGAGCAGTTTGTTGTGCTCATGAAGGGGCAGAACAGCAACAGTTCCTCCAGATCCTCGGGGACCTTTCAGAGGCAGTCAACCAGCAGCATCAAAGCCTCGACTTTGACTGTTACTGTT GATGATACAAATGGCGTCTTTGCACCAGGAGAAACATTATCAGTTCCCTTCTCTGTGAAGACCAGCGGTGCAGGAGGAAACTTCACTATCCAAGCTACTAATGACAGAGGGTTTACTTCAGCCTTCCCATCCAGTTTAGTCCTGGGCACTGGAGGTAGTGCTAACGGTACAGTGAACCTCACAGCACCTGTTAACACTACGTCTGGTACCGACGTCACCCTGACTATTGAAGCCGAATCTCCAGGTGGAGCAGACACCAACTACCTTGTGCTGCGTCTCGCTGTCCTTAAAACG GTGACTGATTTCACTGAGCCGCTGTGTAAGCTGCCCAGCCTGCAGTCTAACTGCACTGAAAACTGTAGCTTGTCCACATGGAAGCTCTCAGTTCAAGTGACTGATGGGGCTAACGGGACAGGTATCGACCGTGTTAGCCTCAGCCAGGGCAATGGCACCATGAACACCAGCCTGGCCGCTGGCAACGAGAGCATAACGCTGGTGTCCTACACTGCATCTTGCTGTTCTCCtgatgtggagctgctgattgTTGATGGAGTGGGTAATGTTGGCTCCTGTTCCTACAGTGTCCGGCAAACTTCCATCAACAGCTCACAAGCCCCCTCTCAAGCCCCCTCAAAAGCCCCCTCTCAAGCCCCCTCACAAGCCCCCTCACAAGCCCCCTCAAAAGCCCCCTCTCAAGCCCCCTCACAAGCCCCCTCTCAAGCCCCCTCACAAGCCCCCTCACAAGCCCCCTCACAGACTCCGACAGCAGCATCTGTTGGGTCTTTCTCTACCAAAGCGGTTCagtcttttcttctttgcatTGGAATCACGATCCTTGGGCTCAATTTACCATTTGAGATGGGAATCAACTGA
- the LOC115594681 gene encoding von Willebrand factor A domain-containing protein 7-like, which translates to MSPGSVILCLLLMQTGVYGFDIELDSEFIKDVFRSEAANQKHEDITQRAILSTILQACRSVALTDGKDFTFPLPPFTAQSVAAACWASKSSKRFHQTIKFIQRMNRLVDSSHASEPEYHFDNEKFAEGRRIITRGLEIIKASNKEMNFEAARERLGEIIHPLQDFYTHSNWVELGNTLPNTNLIRSGTRIGNIAAYSRATCRNCDGDDCTNNILEDIKREKILTSGYFGFSKPEGKCSHGGGFDVSRLFKPRGGINKDKMDSEHGHLHTEAANMAVAATSELLEDIRGAAGDKTFLQMMGISGKALCFVIDTTGSMRDDIAAVRTVTSSIINSKVGKEDEPSVYILVPFNDPDFGPLMRTTDPDKFKNAINSLTATGGGDFAEMSLSGLQLALTGAPPNSEIFVFTDAAAKDTHLRDTVIALIERTKTVVNFMLTGGGIFRRRRQIDNNQQQQQSRSVSSYVQLYRDLAQTSGGQTIEVTKSELPEAVTIITESSSSSLVTLLQAARSPGKAENFTFTVDESVKNLTVYITGRSVNFTLISPSGVSQQSTDTAGSLITASQTVGNFKNLKLKTEVGLWEMKMVSINPYTLKVVGESSIDFLFDFLEVSEGLFGGFDVIDHRPRAGSNGTLLLTVTGSTSATVTEVILVESSGSGNVNGNVTAVGGGDYLVVFNGVPSEEFVVLMKGQNSNGSSRSSGTFQRQSTSSIKASTVTVTVADTNRVLAPGETFPVPFSVKTSGAGGNFTIRATNDRGFTSTFPSSLVLDTGGSANGTVNLTAPVTTMSGTDVTLTIEAESPGGADTNYLVLRLAVLETVTDFTEPQCELLSLQSNCTESCSLSTWKLSVQVTDGANGTGIDRVSLRQGNGTMNTSLAPGNENITLVSYTASCSSPDVELLVVDAVGNVGSCSYSVRQTSTSSSQVPSQTPTAATVGSFSTKAVQSFLLCIVITILGLNLPFEMGIN; encoded by the exons ATGTCTCCTGGCTCGGTGATATTGTGTCTCCTGCTAATGCAGACTGGAGTTTACGGGTTTGACATCGAGCTCGATAGTGAGtttattaaagatgtttttcGCAGTGAAGCAGCCAATCAAAAGCATGAAGACATCACTCAGAGGGCGATCTTAAGTACCATCCTTCAGGCGTGTCGGTCTGTGGCCCTGACTGATGGCAAAGACTTCACTTTTCCT cttCCGCCTTTTACAGCACAGTCTGTTGCTGCTGCCTGTTGGGCATCAAAATCATCCAAGAGATTCCACCAAACCATCAAATTTATCCAACGAATGAATCGGCTCGTAGACTCCTCTCATGCCTCTGAACCCGAATACCATTTTGACAATGAAAAGTTTGCAGAGGGAAGGAGAATCATCACAAGAGGGCTGGAAATCATAAAGGCCAGCAACAAGGAAATGAACTTTGAGGCAGCAAGAGAAAGACTTGGAGAAATTATACACCCTTTACAG GATTTCTACACTCACAGCAACTGGGTGGAGTTGGGAAACACTCTCCCAAACACCAATCTGATCAGATCAGGCACCAGAATTGGTAACATAGCAG CTTACAGCAGAGCAACCTGTCGCAACTGTGATGGAGATGActgcacaaacaacattttggagGATATCAAACGGGAAAAGATACTTACTTCTGGATATTTTGGTTTTAGCAAACCAGAAG GAAAATGCAGCCATGGAGGAGGTTTTGATGTTTCAAGACTATTCAAGCCTAGAGGTGGGATCAACAAAGACAAGATGGATTCCGAGCATGGACATCTCCACACGGAAGCAGCAAACATGGCGGTAGCTGCAACCAGTGAGCTACTGGAGGACATTCGAGGGGCTGCTGGTGACAAAACATTCTTACA GATGATGGGAATTTCTGGTAAAGCTCTTTGTTTTGTGATCGACACAACAGGAAGCATGAGGGATGACATTGCAGCAGTGAGGACTGTCACTTCCTCTATAATCAACAGCAAAGTGGGAAAAGAAGATGAGCCCTCAGTTTACATTCTTGTACCTTTCAATGATCCAG ATTTTGGGCCGCTGATGAGGACTACAGACCCAGACAAATTCAAGAATGCTATAAATTCACTAACAGCAACTGGTGGAGGAGATTTTGCTGAAATGAGTCTATCAGGGCTGCAG CTGGCTTTAACTGGTGCTCCTCCTAATTCTGAGATCTTCGTCTTCACGGATGCAGCTGCTAAAGACACTCACCTGAGAGACACAGTGATTGCACTCATAGAGCGCACCAAGACAGTG gTGAACTTCATGCTTACAGGCGGAGGGATATTTCGTCGTAGAAGACAGATAGATaacaatcaacaacaacaacagagtcgGTCTGTGTCATCATATGTCCAGCTTTACAGAGACCTGGCTCAGACTTCAGGAGGTCAGACTATTGAAGTCACAAAGAGTGAGCTCCCTGAGGCCGTCACCATCATTACAGAGTCATCCAGCTCCTCTCTG GTGACCCTCCTGCAGGCGGCTAGGAGTCCAGGAAAGGCTGAAAATTTCACCTTCACAGTTGACGAGTCAGTAAAAAACCTCACAGTTTACATCACTGGGAGATCAGTCAACTTTACTCTCATCAGTCCATCAG GTGTCTCTCAGCAAAGCACCGACACAGCGGGATCATTGATCACTGCATCCCAGACAGTGGGGAATTTCAAGAAtctgaagctaaaaacagaagTGGGACTGTGGGAAATGAAAATGGTTTCAATTAATCCCTACACTTTGAAGGTCGTAG gtGAGAGTTCCATTGATTTCCTGTTTGACTTTTTGGAAGTATCCGAAGGCCTATTTGGAGGTTTTGATGTCATAGACCATCGTCCCAGAGCCG GTTCTAATGGTACTCTGTTATTGACGGTCACCGGGAGTACCTCCGCCACGGTGACAGAAGTGATTCTGGTTGAATCATCGGGGTCAGGAAATGTCAATGGAAATGTGACAGCTGTAGGTGGAGGAGACTACTTGGTGGTGTTTAATGGGGTACCATCAGAGGAGTTTGTGGTGCTCATGAAGGGGCAGAACAGCAACGGCTCCTCCAGATCCTCGGGGACCTTCCAGAGGCAGTCAACTAGTAGCATCAAAGCATCGACTGTGACTGTCACTGTT GCTGATACAAATCGCGTCTTAGCACCAGGAGAAACATTTCCAGTTCCCTTCTCTGTGAAGACCAGCGGTGCAGGAGGAAACTTCACTATCCGAGCTACCAATGACCGAGGGTTTACTTCAACGTTCCCGTCCAGTTTAGTCCTGGACACTGGAGGTAGTGCTAACGGTACAGTGAACCTCACAGCACCTGTTACCACTATGTCTGGTACCGACGTCACCCTGACCATCGAGGCTGAATCTCCAGGCGGAGCAGACACCAACTACCTTGTGCTGCGTCTTGCTGTCCTTGAAACG GTGACTGATTTCACAGAGCCGCAGTGTGAGCTGCTCAGCCTGCAGTCCAACTGCACTGAAAGCTGCAGCTTGTCCACATGGAAGCTCTCAGTTCAAGTGACTGATGGGGCTAACGGGACAGGTATCGACCGTGTTAGCCTCAGACAGGGCAATGGCACCATGAACACCAGCCTGGCTCCTGGCAACGAGAACATAACGCTGGTGTCCTACACTGCATCTTGCAGTTCCCCTGATGTGGAGCTGCTAGTTGTTGATGCGGTGGGTAATGTTGGCTCCTGTTCCTACAGTGTCCGGCAAACTTCCACCAGCAGCTCACAAGTCCCCTCACAGACTCCGACAGCAGCAACTGTTGGGTCTTTCTCTACCAAAGCTGTTCAGTCTTTTCTCCTTTGCATTGTTATCACTATCCTCGGCCTCAATTTACCATTTGAAATGGGAATCAACTGA